A window of Candidatus Hydrogenedens sp. genomic DNA:
TTTTATCACCACGAATATCTGATTTCTTTTTTTCTTCTCCAAAACCACTGCCACCTGACGGTGAATAAACGATACCCAACTTCGGGGTAAATATAGATTGTAAAATTAGGGCTATATCTTTTTTAAGATAAGAAAAGCATTTCTGGCTTTTTCGTGCAAAATTTTTAGTAAATAGGCTCATGGTTTTACTGGATTGAGAAGTGCCTCTATTAGACTGTTTTCAAATTGTTCTCTATCTTTCCAGGTTAAGGCACAACGGACAGGTCTACCATTATCATCGGGGTATGTTTTTCCTTCTTTATCAATGGACAGGTTTAATGTTTTAATTTCCACAACATCTTCTGACCATGTACAATAACCTGCTAATGTGTCATACAACACACTACTTTCATCCTTTGGATAATGTTTGCGATTTGTCCATATATTGTAATTGTCAATTACCACTTTTGCGAATGGAGATTGAGATTCTGCTATCTTTCGATATTTATCCCCTTTGAGAATAATAGTCCCACAGGTATCCAATGGAATAATCGTAATTTCCCACGGGGCAGAAAAAACTTTGCGGGCACTTTTCGCATCTCTACAAACATTGTATTCACAATCCCTACCTTCCTTCCCTCCATATCCGATATAAACACTCCCTGCCATAGAAACAACCCGTGCTTTTTGAGCAATGTCCGGTGCTATTTCTACAGCCTTTGCAATATTCATCATAGGACCAATAACACAAAGGATTATCGGTTCCTTAGCATTCCGTATCGTTTCGATCATAGTTTGTACCCCGTCTTCATGAATTTTGCCTTTATATGCATCTAATGAATATTTTTCTATCCATGATAACTGGTTAATCTCCTTATTACTTGTTTTTACCCCCTTACCTATAGGAATATCCGTTCGTCCGACGGTTTCCAGCATGCGTGCAACCAATTTTACTTTGGCTTCTGTGTCATCACAGGCAGTAACAATAAGTTTTAGGTCTACTTTTCCCGCCCCTAAAAGATGCATCAATGCCCATGTATCATCAATATCATCGCCAATGTCTGTATCAAGGATAACTTGAGGAAGAGACATTGCACTACATGAAAGCAGACATAAGAGGAGAAATAGATGTTTGTTCATACGAAATTCCTTATAGTTATCAGGTTATTAATTTTCCAGCAAGCAATAACGCACCTACGAGGACTACCTGTTCCCCTAATTCGCAAGGTGCAATTTCATACCGATTGCGAAATGGAGTAAATACAATTTTGTCAACAACAGCACGAATACGATTTAAAAGCACATTTCCCATTAAAGAAACACCTCCACCCATAGCAATCCGTTCCGGATGAAACAGGGTAATTACATTAGCAATCGCCAGCCCGATAGATTGAGCAATTCGGTCTAATTCCTCACAGGCGAAGGCGTCTCCTTCTTCTGCGCACTTTCCTAAAAGGACGCAGGTCATAAGGTTGATATTGCCCCCTGTTTTTGTCCATAGGGAACTTTCTTTGGGCACATAGTTTTCCTTTTGTAATCTTTTTTCAATACTCCAACCTGAACAGATGTTTTCAAGTTTGTCATAAGCACCCCGTTCTGTTTGTGTCCAATTCGGGACATAAGTATGGCCAATCTCACCGGCACCGAAGCCCTGTCCATCATGCAACTTCCCATCTATGATAAGGGCTCCACCAATGCCACTGCCGATATTCATATAAAAGAAATTCCGCGTTCCTTTGCCTTTGCCGCATACAAATTCAGCCCAACCTGCCGAATTAGCATCATTGACAAGAACTGTTGGAATAGAAAAGGTATCTTCAAACCATTGTCGAAGAGGAAAACCCTGCCAGCCAGCAATTTGATGCGAAACCAGCACTTTCCCTTCAATACTATCAACAGGTCCCCCGAAGCCAATTCCAATACTTTGCACCTTTTGCCCTTCCGCTTCCGCTTTTTGAATCTGCTTTTTTGTTGTTTCCGTAACCCAATTTAAAATCTCTCGGGATTGCCAATCTTTTTGAACGGCTCCTCGTTCTAAATGATAAATATTCCCCTTTTCATCACCTAAAACAACCTGTAATTTGGTGCCACCGATTTCAATCCCTATCAACATCATAACTTCCTTATCTCTTCTCTAACTTTGCCTATTGTCCTGCGAGGTGCAATGTATTTTTTTGTCTATACCATCCGAAGATTTCTTTTTTGCACATAAAGATTGAATAGACTGTTCCTGTTGAGGATTTTTACCTTTTTTTTCAAAGTATTCTTGGATCATTTTTTGAGAAAAACTCGGCTCATATTTTTTATAAGTCTCGAACCGTTTTTGTACTTCAGGCAAATAGAACTTATCGCAATACTTTTTTTCTAAAATATTC
This region includes:
- a CDS encoding nucleoside hydrolase, translated to MNKHLFLLLCLLSCSAMSLPQVILDTDIGDDIDDTWALMHLLGAGKVDLKLIVTACDDTEAKVKLVARMLETVGRTDIPIGKGVKTSNKEINQLSWIEKYSLDAYKGKIHEDGVQTMIETIRNAKEPIILCVIGPMMNIAKAVEIAPDIAQKARVVSMAGSVYIGYGGKEGRDCEYNVCRDAKSARKVFSAPWEITIIPLDTCGTIILKGDKYRKIAESQSPFAKVVIDNYNIWTNRKHYPKDESSVLYDTLAGYCTWSEDVVEIKTLNLSIDKEGKTYPDDNGRPVRCALTWKDREQFENSLIEALLNPVKP
- a CDS encoding ROK family protein, which encodes MLIGIEIGGTKLQVVLGDEKGNIYHLERGAVQKDWQSREILNWVTETTKKQIQKAEAEGQKVQSIGIGFGGPVDSIEGKVLVSHQIAGWQGFPLRQWFEDTFSIPTVLVNDANSAGWAEFVCGKGKGTRNFFYMNIGSGIGGALIIDGKLHDGQGFGAGEIGHTYVPNWTQTERGAYDKLENICSGWSIEKRLQKENYVPKESSLWTKTGGNINLMTCVLLGKCAEEGDAFACEELDRIAQSIGLAIANVITLFHPERIAMGGGVSLMGNVLLNRIRAVVDKIVFTPFRNRYEIAPCELGEQVVLVGALLLAGKLIT